The proteins below are encoded in one region of Haladaptatus sp. R4:
- a CDS encoding NUDIX domain-containing protein, protein MSTENAADSPDGSAESAATDERHENARQNVVAVDGDDNELDIVNRLDAHMGDGIRHRAFTALIFNEDGDILLAQRSPTKRLWDTYWDGTVASHPNPGQSQEEATRQRLEEELGISPDQYDDLRVTDKFEYKRYYPQEGVEHEVCSVLKLTLTDTSLDPVEEEVGGLMWVPYERLYENPRWYRQLRLCPWFEIAMRRDFE, encoded by the coding sequence ATGAGCACTGAGAACGCCGCCGACTCGCCGGATGGGAGCGCCGAGAGCGCCGCGACCGACGAGCGCCACGAGAACGCCCGACAGAACGTCGTCGCCGTGGACGGGGACGACAACGAACTGGACATCGTCAACCGATTGGACGCCCACATGGGCGACGGCATCCGCCACCGCGCCTTCACCGCCCTCATCTTCAACGAGGACGGGGACATCCTGCTCGCCCAGCGGTCGCCGACGAAGCGCCTCTGGGACACCTACTGGGACGGCACCGTCGCCTCCCACCCCAACCCCGGCCAATCCCAAGAGGAGGCCACTCGCCAGCGCCTCGAAGAGGAACTCGGCATCTCGCCCGACCAGTACGACGACCTGCGCGTGACCGACAAGTTCGAATATAAACGCTATTACCCGCAGGAGGGCGTCGAACACGAGGTCTGTTCGGTGCTCAAACTCACCCTCACCGATACCTCACTCGACCCCGTCGAGGAGGAGGTCGGCGGCCTGATGTGGGTTCCCTACGAGCGTCTGTACGAGAACCCGCGCTGGTACCGTCAACTTCGCCTGTGCCCGTGGTTCGAAATCGCCATGCGGCGAGACTTCGAGTAA
- a CDS encoding DUF5812 family protein, with protein sequence MTEKTSTFLVTHAEEESAVLKDVHDGQVHTLSTNPGVETDDAVEATVAPEPPMEVTWEVVELDERRPLTVHESDEPPTSHEREVAAEQDVGDLERTERAGIGEIHVLSVPPEETGDAVADVLNDEGTLARAARLGVNRVEIRSEDGTVSVRYLP encoded by the coding sequence ATGACCGAGAAGACGAGCACGTTCCTCGTCACCCACGCGGAAGAGGAGTCGGCGGTGCTGAAGGACGTTCACGACGGACAGGTACACACCCTCTCGACCAACCCCGGCGTCGAAACGGACGATGCGGTCGAGGCGACCGTCGCCCCCGAACCGCCGATGGAAGTGACGTGGGAAGTCGTCGAACTCGACGAGCGACGGCCCCTCACCGTCCACGAGAGCGACGAACCGCCGACCAGCCACGAACGGGAGGTCGCCGCCGAACAGGACGTCGGCGACCTCGAACGGACCGAACGCGCCGGAATCGGCGAAATTCACGTTCTATCCGTTCCGCCGGAGGAGACCGGGGACGCCGTCGCTGACGTGCTGAACGACGAGGGGACGCTCGCACGCGCGGCCCGATTGGGCGTCAACCGCGTCGAAATCCGCTCGGAGGACGGAACGGTGAGCGTTCGGTACTTGCCGTAG